The Vibrio chagasii genome includes a region encoding these proteins:
- the rsmC gene encoding 16S rRNA (guanine(1207)-N(2))-methyltransferase RsmC codes for MSAYIAPSQIAERQLAYFEGKHVLVAGEAEDLFPVELAKHCESVSVFTSNYSYYRQLEGYSAIQRFYGAEFTEETKADLVMLYWPKAKAEAEFLLAMLFAKLGKDTEIVVVGENRSGVKSIEKMFAAYGKVVKYDSARRCSFYWGQCFEQPAAFNLQDWFKTYTVNIGEQSLTVKSLPGVFSHGEFDVGSQLLLDTLPTLKGKVLDFGCGAGVLGAVMASRNPDIELEMCDISAFAVASSQATLEANGLTGKVFASDVYSDTAQDYQFIISNPPFHSGLDTSYSATETLLAQAPQYLNRSGELIIVANSFLKYIPIIEQAFGKCATLNKTTKFAIYHANK; via the coding sequence ATGTCAGCTTATATTGCCCCAAGCCAGATTGCTGAGCGCCAACTTGCCTACTTTGAAGGCAAACATGTTTTAGTTGCCGGTGAGGCTGAAGACTTATTTCCTGTTGAGTTAGCAAAACACTGTGAGTCTGTTTCTGTATTTACTTCAAACTACAGCTACTACCGTCAGCTTGAAGGCTACAGCGCTATTCAACGTTTTTACGGTGCTGAGTTTACCGAAGAGACCAAAGCTGACTTAGTGATGCTGTACTGGCCAAAAGCAAAAGCTGAAGCTGAGTTTTTGCTGGCGATGCTGTTTGCCAAACTAGGCAAAGATACTGAGATTGTTGTGGTTGGTGAGAACCGCTCTGGCGTGAAAAGCATTGAGAAGATGTTTGCCGCTTACGGTAAGGTCGTAAAATACGATTCAGCGCGTCGTTGCTCTTTCTACTGGGGTCAATGCTTTGAGCAACCAGCCGCTTTTAACCTGCAAGACTGGTTTAAAACTTACACGGTGAACATTGGTGAGCAGTCACTTACCGTAAAAAGCCTGCCAGGTGTATTTAGCCATGGTGAATTTGATGTCGGTAGCCAGCTTCTGCTAGATACATTACCAACGTTGAAGGGCAAAGTGTTGGACTTCGGTTGCGGTGCCGGTGTACTCGGTGCAGTAATGGCCTCTCGCAATCCTGATATTGAACTTGAGATGTGCGACATCAGTGCGTTTGCAGTAGCGTCTAGCCAAGCAACTTTGGAAGCGAACGGCTTAACGGGCAAAGTTTTCGCTTCTGATGTCTACTCTGATACAGCGCAAGACTATCAATTCATTATCAGCAACCCACCATTCCACTCGGGCTTGGATACGAGCTACAGTGCAACAGAAACCCTTCTGGCGCAGGCTCCACAGTATTTAAACCGTTCTGGTGAGCTGATCATTGTTGCCAACAGCTTCTTAAAATACATCCCAATTATTGAGCAAGCATTTGGAAAATGCGCGACTCTAAATAAGACCACCAAATTCGCGATCTACCACGCAAACAAGTAG